The DNA region ACGCGCCGTGTTGCGGATCTTGCGGTAAACCTCGGAAAGCTGCTTGAGGATGTCGTTCGAGATGCGGATATCCGCGTGGTAATCGGCCGAAGCGACCCACAGGCGCAGGATGTCCGCGCCGTATTTGTCGGTGATCTCATGCGGTTCCATACCGTTGCCAAGGGACTTGCTCATCTTGCGGCCTTCCCCATCGACCACCCAGCCGTGGGTGCAGACGGTCTTATAAGGCGCGACGCCTTTCCACGCAACCGAAGTGAGCAGCGACGACTGGAACCAGCCGCGGTACTGATCGGTACCCTCGAGATAGAGGTCCACAGGCCAGGTCAATTCCGAATTGTCATGGATGGTGGAGGCATAGGACGTGCCGGAATCGAACCAGACATCCATGATGTCGGTCTCCTTGGTGAATTCGGTGCTGCCGCAGTATTTGCACTGGGTGCCCTTCGGCAGGATATCCTTGGCGTCGGTGGTGTACCAGGCGTCGGAGCCCTCCTTGCGGAAGAGCGCGGCGACAGCCGCAATACTCTCCTCATCCACATGGTATTTCCCGCAGTTTTTGCAGTAGAAGATCGGAATCGGCACACCCCAGGTGCGCTGGCGCGAAATGCACCAGTCGCTGCGATCACGCACCATGTTGATCATGCGGCCGCGGCCCCACTCAGGGATAAAGTTGACCTTTTCAATCTCTGCGATTGTCTGCTCCTTGATGTCGTCCACCGAGCAGAACCACTGTTCGGTGGCCCGATAGATGATCGGCTCCTTGCAGCGCCAGCAATGCGGATACTGGTGGATAATCTTCTCGATCGCAAAGAGATTTTTGGTTTCCTCAAGTTTCTGCGCAATCGCCTTATTGGCGTCGTCGGTGGAAAGGCCGGAAAATTCGCCCGCCAGTTCAGTCAGCTTGCCGTATTTGTCGACGGGCACAACCACTTCGATTTCCGGATAGTGCTGTGCACAGACATCAAAGTCCTCGACACCGTGACCAGGCGCGGTATGGACGCATCCGGTACCGCTCTCAAGGGTGACATGGTCTCCCAGGATAACCGGCGACTGACGGTCGAGGAATGGATGCTGATAGGTGATATATTCGAGCTCCTCGCCCATGCAGGTGCCCAGGATCTCATAATCTTCGATCTTGGCGGCCTTCATTGTGGAGGCAACCAGCTCTTTTGCCATGACAAGGTATTCGCCGTTCGCCTTGACAACGCAGTATTCAAACGCCGGACCGACACAGATGGCCATATTGCCCGGAAGCGTCCAGGTGGTCGTGGTCCAGATTACGATTGAAGTCTTGGAAAGATCGGCGGCGCCCATCCGAGTGAGCACGCCGTTCTTGTCGTCAATCACATTGAACTTGACGTAAATCGAATAGCATTTGTCCTCCTGGTATTCGATCTCCGCTTCCGCCAGAGCGGTCTCGCAGTGCGCACACCAGTAGACCGGCTTGAGACCTTTATAGATATAGCCTTTGTTGGCCATCGCGCCGAAGATTTCGATCTGGCGCGCTTCAAATTCCGGTTTCAAAGTCAGATAGGGATTGTCGTAGTCAGCGACGGTGCCGAGACGTTTGAACTGTTCCTTCTGATTGCCCACAAAACGCAGCGCAAAATCGTGGCAGACCTTCCGCAGTTCAATGGGGGTGATGTCCTTGCTCACGCCGATTTCCTTAAGCGCTTTAAGCTCGATCGGCAGACCGTGGGTATCCCACCCGGGGATATACGGGGCCTTATATCCGGACAGGTTCTTCTGGCGGATGATGATATCCTTCAGCACCTTATTGAGCGCGGTACCCAGATGGATGTTCGCATTCGCGTACGGCGGGCCGTCATGAAACATGTAGAGCGGCTTGCCTTCGTTTTTTTCGATCATCTTGTAGTAGAGGCGCTCCTCATCCCATTTTTTCACCATGCCGGGCTCCTTCTGGGGAAGTGCGGCGCGCATGGAGAAATCCGTTTTGGGCAGGTTCAAGGTCTTGCTGTAATCCTGTTCGGACATTGGACATATCTCTCCTTGTTGAAACTTTTTGTCAAAGCTTATTTTTTGCGTTTATCGTCGTCACGACGGATATCAAACTCCTTGCCGAACTTGAGCGGTCCGAAACGGGATTCCCGCTTGGCTGGGCGCTCAGGCTGCGGTTCGGGCTCATAACGGTCTTCCGTGGTATATTCAAGCTTCTGCTCGGTATATTCCAGCTGCTCCTCCACCGGTGGCAGGTCATCGGCGTAGTCTTCCGCTGGAAGCTGTTGGTCATCGTAGTCTTCCGAAGCCTCGGAAGACTCATAAACGGGCTGCGGCTCCGGAGCCGGTGAAGACGCGCTCGCGGCTTCCAGGAAATCCTGATCCACCGGAATCGAACTGATCAGCTCGAGATGCTGTTTATAAAGCAGCTGCAACTTGCTTTTAAAGGTTGCCACCTCGCGCTGCAGGCGGATATAGGCGTTCTGCTCCTTTTCGATGGCGTGCTTCGCATTTTCGACGAGCATGCCGGCCTGAACCTTAGCATCCTCGACAATCGACGCCGCCTTTGCTTTTGCCTCGCGCACGACGCTGTCCCCCAGCTTCTGCGCGCCGATGAGCGCGGAGCGCAGGCTTTCTTCATCCTGCTTATATTCCTCCAACTTGTCCGCAAGCACCATCATTTTATGTTCCAGATCGCGGTTCTGCGCGATCAGATCATTCATCTCATCCGCCACCTGATTGAGGTAGGCGTCGACCTCTTCCGCCTTGTAGCCGCGGCCCATTCCTTTGTCAAATTTTTTGCCGGCAATATCGCTCGGATTCAGCACAATGAAACATCCCCCTTATCGGATTTTTACACATATTTTTTGCATAAAATCTGAAGTCTGCCCTTTTTTGTCGTATGCGCGACCTGCGCAAAAAGGAATTTCCCATACCCGCGGATGCTCAGCACATCCCCTTCGTCAAGGTTCCAGGATGTCTCGGTTTTCACGGCGCCGTTGACGCTCACAAGCTGCGCGCGGATCATCTGCGCGGATTTTTCGCGGGAAAGCTTTGTGACGGAGGCAACCAGGCAGTCGAGCCGCAAAGACGGCACGTTGGCCACCCGGTCCTCGTAGCGGTGCAGCACAGGCAACGGCTCCGTATAGCCCCGCGTGACCCGCACGCCGCACCTGCCGACCTTTGTAAGCTCAGATTGAATGAGCGGGGCGATCTTGTCGCTTACGAACAGGACGGCGCGGCCCTGCTCCACCAGGATGTCCCCCACCGCCTCCCGCCCGATCTGCAGGCCGGTCAGTGAACCGAGAAAATCCCGGTGCCCAAGCGCGTCCTCCTCGCGGAAGGACACAGTCAGCGGTTCAATCGGGAACGCCCAATCGGCGGGTTCTTCAAAAGGCGCGAAAACGCCGAGCATCACCCGCTCTCCGTCGGGATGCCCCGCAAAGAAAACATAATTATCATAACCCGCTGACGCGGCAAGCCGCCGGGCCAGCAAAGCCTGATGCAGATCAAGGAAAGCTGAAAAACGCGTGATGTGTTTTTCCTGCGCGATTGTAAAGAGATCACGGACATGGGCCGCAAACGCCCGATCCTGTTTCTCCTCCATTCCCGGGATCATCAGAAGAACACGCCGTTGCTTTCCAGTTCGTCAAGCAGATCGCCCATAATATCGACATTGTACGGCGTAATGATATAGGTGCTGTTTGCAACGCGTTTAATCTGGCCATTGTTGGCATAGGCCACGCCGGACAGAAAGTCGATCAGCCTGCGGGAGACGTCTTTATTGGTCGATTCAAGATTCAGAACGACCGTGCGCTTATCATTGAGATGGTCGGCCACGGTGGAGGCATCATCGAAGCGTTCCGGCTTCACAAGCACCACCTGAAGCTGGGTCGTGGCATGGATGTTGACCACCTTATTGCCGCGTTTCCCACTTTCGGTATGCACCGGAGAATCTTCGGCCGGAGCTTCCGCACGAGGCGTTTCATTCGAGATGAAATCCACATCATCCTCGTAATATTCATCCTCAGGAATTCCGATGAAATTCTTGAATTTGTCCATGATTCCCATAAAAACATCCCTCTCACTATTTTTATTGCGAACGCAGTGCAGCAATAAAATTTACGGTTGCGGATAGATCCTGCGGCCGAACATCGCGCTGCCGATCCGCACGAGGTTGGAGCCGTGCTTGACCGCAAGCGTGTAATCGTCCGACATGCCCATCGACAAAAAATCCATATTGATATTATCTATTTTTTTGTCCCCAATGTCAACAAATAGTTTATACAAACTGGAAAAATGCCGTTCCTTTTCCAGCTCGCTGTCATCCACTGGCGGAATCGACATAATCCCGCGGACGCGCAGGCGTGAAAAGCCGGTGATCGACCCCAAAAAGTCCTCCAGCTTATCCGCTTCCACCCCGGATTTTGTCAATTCGCTTCCAATATTTACTTCCACCAGGCAATCCATCGTTTTATCGTGTTTTTCACACTGGCGTTCGATTTCCTGTGCAAGCGCAAAGCTGTCGAGCGATTGAATCATTGTGACTTTATCGATGATCTGGCGGACTTTATTGGTTTGCAGATGCCCAATAAAGTGGATTTCCACGCCGTCCTTGCGGTAGCTGTCATACTTCGCGAGCAGTTCCTGCGCACGGTTTTCCCCCAGCAGCCTTACGCCCGCGGCGATCGCTTCATTGACCCGTTCGGCCGGGACCGTCTTGGTGACGGCCATGAGCCGCACATCCGCGGGATTCCTGCCGCACTGGGCACAGGCACGTTCTATACTCTCCGTAATACACTGGACCGAAGCCTTCACCGATCCGTCATTTAAGCCGTTTGTCATTGTATAACTGGGTGCCTCCTATCACAACTTCATCGAACTGCTGCAGGCCGGTATAAACTGTACCGCTCATATATTCCGGGTCGTTTTCCCGGCATAGGACGAATCCCACATCCTCGTAAATGACCGTGATCGGGCGAAAAACCAGTTTTTCGCCCAAGACGATATAGACCCCTTTCTGGGTACCGTTAAAACGGATGGCCGAATCGCTCACCCGAAGCCCGGTGATCGATTTGAACCGTACCTCCACCTGCGTCACCCGCAGGTTCACCAGCGCTTCACTGATGTAGTCGGTTTCAAATATCACAACCGCGTCCGGTTCGTCGCGTTTCGTGTTGACATATTTTACGGTCGCGGGAACCGGCTTCTGACCACTGATGTTGAAGTCAAGGGTTACCGTCGCACCTTCGCGGTAGCGGCTGGCCTCGTCCGATGTGACAACCGCCGCGAAATACCAGAGATGGCTGGTCATCAGTTTTCCGACGCGTTTGGAAGCGGAAATCTTATTGGAATTGATAAGCTTGACGAGCTCCTCCGGGGTCAGTTCATCAAGGGCGTCCATATCCACCTTGTCCTCCAACCCGTCGATCGTACGGATGAAGTAACCCGGCTGCGGCGCTTTGATCACATCCGGCTCCGCTTCGATTTTTCCGCGGTAGTATTCCTCCTCGGCTTTGAGCTGCTCAATCGCACCGTTAAAATCAGTCTGTTTTCCGGTGGCGATCTGCTTGGTGTTCATCAGCACCAGCAGCTTGTCCGACATTGTCTTGAGCTCCAGGAGCGATTCCCGGTTGACCGCGTCGATGATCCCACCAAGCTCGCTGAAGATCTGCTTGTTGAGCACGTCAGTATGTGCAAATGAGGTGGTGCCCGGGTCCTGCGCCTTTTCGAGCAGCTGACGCTGGTTCTCAAGTTCCCGCAGGGTGCGGATATTTGCGATGTCCTCCTCGCTGTCATAGATCTCCGCGAGCGTGGTGCCAGGAGAAACCTTGCTCCCGTCGCTGGTTACATAGGTGGCTACCCCGCCGGTAATAAAGTCGTCGAGAAGGATCTCGCGGCGCAGCGCGATACCGGTCAGCTTGGTGCTTTCCGCCACGGTATATGGGTTCGCAGTCTCCGTCTTATATTGCGAATTTGTGTACCGGTAAATTTGCAGCCCGACATAGCCCAGCAGAAATAGCGCAAGCGTACCGAGCACAATCCGCTGCGTAAAGGTATTTTTCATAATAAGAAATACTCCGATCGGTCAGTCCGTATTTTCCTTATCGTTCTCAGCGGATTCCAGGATGCTGATCGGCTTTGAAGGGATGATGGTCGAAATTGCATGTTTATATACGAGATTCTGTCTGCCTTCGCAGTCCAAAATGACTGTAAAGGAATCAAACCCTTTCACCACGCCCTTGAACTGGAACCCGTTGGTCAGATAGATGGTGACAGTGATCTTCTCACGCCTCGCCTGATTCAGAAAGACATCCTGTAAATTGAGCTGTTTCATGTTTTGCCTCCTGGCTGGAAAACCAGCCTCACTGATAAGAGCTGTATAACTAGTTAATTATAGCATATTATCCCGCTCTTGTGAACTACGTTTTCTGCTTCCCTTGCAAGCTCTCCGGCAGAATCAAAATGGTCGGCCAAAAGCCAGTGAACCCTTTCATCCCGCCGGAACCATGAAAGCTGGCGTTTGGCATATCTTCTTGTTGCCTGTTTGAGATTCCCGACACAATTCTCGAGCGTTTCCTCCCCGTCGAGATACGGCTGCAGCTCTTTGTAACCGATCGCCTGCATGGCAGTCCCTCCATAGATGCGGCTGATTTCGCGCGCTTCTTCCACGAGCCCTGCCGCAAGCATTCCGTCTACCCGGCGGTTAATACGCTCATAGAGCCGGCTGCGATCCTCAAATGTGATGCCGATCACGCACGGCAGATAGCGGGCCGGCGCAAGCCTTGAACGCCGTTGGTGTTCGCTCATCGGGATGCCCGTGAGCCGGTAAACCTCCAATGCGCGCAGGATTCTGCCCAGATTGTTGGGGTGCAGCTTTTCCGCGAGCGCGGGGTCCACCCGGCGCAGCTCTTCAAGCATCGCTTCGTTTCCGCGTTCGGCCGCCTGCGCATGAAGCGTCCGCCGGAGCGCTGGGTCGTTTTCGATCTCGGTGAGATCGAGGTTGTCGATCACCGCATTCACATAAAGCCCGGTGCCGCCCGCGAGAACCGGGAGCTTACCTCGCGCGGATACCTCTGCGATCGCATCATGTGCAAGCTTTGTGTAATCCGCGACGGAAAAAGCGGTATTGTCCGGTTCGGCAAAATCAATCAGATGGTGCGGGATACCCTGCATCTCCTCCCGCGTCGGCTTTGCGGTTGCAATTTCCATACGCCGGTAAATCTGCATTGAATCGGCCGATATCACTTCGCCGTCAAATGCTTTTGCCAGCGCGACCGCAAGCGCGGTTTTTCCAGAAGCAGTTGGCCCAACCACCGCGATGAGTGGGATTCTTTTCTTTTCCTGCATCATCTATCCCAGCCTGCCAAATTTTTTTTCAATCTCCTGCCTCCGCATACGGATTGCCACCGGCCGTCCATGTGGGCAATGCTGTGCGTCTCCATCCTCAATGAGCAGCGTGATAAGCTGCTCGAGCGAAGGCACAGGGGTTTTGTCATGTGCCTTGATGGCCGCGCGGCAGGCAACCGTGTGATAGAATTCCTCCAAATACTGGGGCAGAAGCCGGCTGCTGTAATGCAGCAGCTTTTGTGCAAACTCCTCCACAATTCCGGCAAGGTCCGCATCAGCCAGAATCGGAGCCACTTCCCGCACCACAACGAATGAATCTCCAAAATCCTCGACCGAAAGCCCTGCTTTTGCGAAAAGCTCCAGATGGTCGAGCACCGCCGCGTATTCCTCCGGGGAAAGCCGCACCGAGACCGGTGTGAGTAAAATCTGCTTGTCCGCCCCGACTCCTTCACGCAGAAGCTTATTGAAGATCAGCCGTTCATGTGCCGCGTGTTTGTCGACGAGGATCATTTCGTCCCCGGACTGCAGAACAAGATAGGTATCGAACAATTCCCCAACGAGCAATGCGTCCGCGAATATATCCGCGGTTTTCGCAGATATCCCCTGGGAGACGGACGGTTCCTGCGCCGCTTTTGGCACCGGCTCATAGGTGAGCCGAATCGGCGGATCGTCCGCGTTTCTGCTGGTGTATGGGGTATTCGGCGGCTCCGGCGACTCCACGGTCAAAAAACTGGCTGGCGCCTGCTGCTGAAGTTTCGGTTCAGGCGGGGTCTCGACGTCAAGCTTCCAGGAAGGCGTCCGGACCGGCTGTGCCGGGACCGCGGAAAAAACATGGTCAAGCGACGGTCGCTTTGGCTCCTCCCTGTACATCTGCTTTTCGAGCAGCATCTTGTATTCATTCACGCTCAGCCGCTGCTGCTGCGGCGCGGCTGGTTCAGTGTGGAGCGCAAATGGATTGAACGGTTCCGATTTCGCCTTGATTTCGGGCTGCAGGCGACTTTGTCCGAGCGCCGTTTTGCAGCCGTAATAGACCAGGTCGAAAATGCTCTTCTCATCCGCGAAGCGCACCTCGATCTTGGCCGGATGGACATTCACGTCGACCACCTGCGGCGGGACGGTGAGGTCCAGGACACAGGACGGGAATTTCCCAACCATCAGCGCATTTTTGTAGGACTCTTCCAGCGCCGCCATACATGTTTTTGAACGGATAAAACGGTGGTTGATGAAAAAATTCTGCATCGAACGGCTTCCGCGGGCCGCCAGAGGCTTGCAGATGTAGCCGGCGAGCCGGATATTCCCATGCTGATAGTCCACCGGGATCGCGTTCTCTGCGAATTCCCGACCAAGGACGCAGCGGATCGAGGAAAGGGTCTGGCCATCCCCCGGCGTCTGCAGCTTCACCGCGCCGTCGCGGATAAACTTAAAAGCCACGCCAGGATTGCCGAGCGCGGCTTTTTCAACGGCAGCCGCCACAGAGTTCCCCTCCGACACGTCCTTTTTGAGAAACTTCATACGTGCCGGGGTGTTATAAAAGACATCCCGCACCGTGATTGTGGTGCCGGCAGGACAGCCCGCATCCTCGCAGACAAGCTCCTCTCCGCCCGCGATCGCGTAATGGGTCCCGGCCACGTCATCCGGCGTGCGGGTCAAGAGATCGACCCGGCACATCGCTGCGATCGAAGCAAGCGCCTCACCGCGAAATCCCATCGTCAGGATATTCGAAAGATCCTCCTGCACGCGCACCTTGCTGGTCGCGTGCCGCAGAAAGGCGTTTGCTACGTCCTCCCGCAAAATGCCGGATCCATTGTCGGTGACACGGATATACCGCACCCCGCCCGCCTGGATTTCGACCGTCACGGCGGTAGCGCCCGCATCGATTGAGTTTTCCACGAGCTCCTTCACGATGGACGCCGGCCGTTCGACCACCTCACCCGCCGCGATCAGTTCGGCGATCTGCTTATCAAGTACATTAATCCTTGCCATGCGCCCACCTCCATTCGTCAATCTTTAAGCAGTGTTTTCAGCTCGTACAGTTTATTGAGCGCCTCAATCGGCGTGAGGGTGTTGACGTCGATCTGTTTGAGCTTTTCCTCCACTTCGGAAGGAATCACCGCTGTGAAGGACATCTGATCGCCCGGCGCTTCGGCGTGCGCTTTCTTCTTTCCGGCAGGTTTCACTTCTTCGCCTTCCTCAAGCTTGCCGAGCACCTGCCGGGCGCGCTTGATGATCCAGTCGGGCACGCCCGCGAGCTTACTGACCTCGATGCCATAGCTGTCGTCCGCGCCGCCCGGCACGATCCGGCGCAGGAAAGTGATGTCGTCCCCGCGCTTTTTGCAGGCGATATTGTAATTTTTGACGCTTGGCAGCTCGTCCTCGAGCGCGGTCAGTTCGTGGTAATGGGTCGCAAAGAGGGTCTTTGCGCCGACATAACGTTTATTTGCGATATATTCAAGCACCGCGCGTGCAATGCTCATGCCGTCGAAGGTAGAAGTGCCGCGTCCAATCTCATCGAGGATGAGCAGGCTCTTGTCGGTCGCTTCACGCATGATCTCCGCGACTTCGGTCATCTCGACCATGAAGGTTGACTGTCCGGATGCGAGGTCGTCCGAAGCGCCCACGCGGGTGAAAATCCCATCAACCACGCCGACCGAAGCCGACGCGGCAGGCACAAACGAACCGATCTGCGCCATCAGCACAATAAGCGCCGTCTGACGCATATAGGTCGATTTTCCGGCCATATTGGGGCCGGTGATAATTGCGATCAGCTTGTCGGAATTATTCAGCGCCGTATCGTTGGCCACAAATGGAGCCCCGTTCATCAGAAGCTCCACCACCGGGTGCCGCCCGTCTTTGATGCTGATTTCGTCCGAAAAATTGACCTCCGGGCGGCAGTAGCCGTTTGCAACCGCGACCGCCGCGAGCGAACAATATACGTCGAGATGCGCGAGTGCCGAAGCGGTCGCCTGCACCCGGTGCAGTTCGGAGGAAACCTGCTGGCGCACCGACTCAAAGAGCTTTGCCTCCAATAACGTGATCCGCTCGCCCGCCGAGAGGATTTTGTCCTCCAGGTCCTTGAGCTCCTGGGTGATGTAGCGTTCACAGTTTGCAAGCGTCTGCTTGCGGATATAGGTGTCCGGAACCAAGCCAAGATTCGACTTGGTCACTTCTATGTAATATCCGAATATACGGTTATAGCCAATTTTCAAATTTTTGATGCCAGTCTTTTCCTTTTCCTGCGTCTCGATCCCAACAAGGATCTGCTTGGTGTTGTGCACCAGCGTCCGCAGGCCGTCAAGCTCCTCGTCGAAGCCCTCCTTGATCACGCCGCCATCCTTGAGCGCCACCGGCGGCTCGTCCACAATTGCACGGGAGATAAGCCCGCACAGGTCGGCGAGCGGGTCGGTCTGGCGGTAAATATCGGACAGATAAGCGCTTTTGCAATCTTCCAACCGCGCTTTGATCGGAGGCAGTACCCGGCAGGTACATTCAAGCGATTTGAACTCCCGCGGGGAGGCATTGCCGTAGATTATGCGGGTCATCAGCCGTTCAAGGTCGTAAACGCCCGCGAGCGATTCGATAAGGTCGCAGCGCAGCATCGTGTCGTTATAGAGTTCCTCCACCGCGTTGAGCCTCTTGTTGATCACCGCTGGGTTCACGAGCGGCTTTTCGAGGAAACTGCGCAGCAGGCGCTTTCCCATCGCGGTCTTTGTCTTGTCGAGTACCCAGAGCAGCGTCCCTTTCTTTTCACCGGAACGCATCGTCTGGGTAAGCTCGAGGTTGCGCCGCGCGGTGAGCCCGAGCACCATATACTGTTCCGCGTTGACATAGCTCACGCTGGTGATTCGCTCAAGACCCTTCTGCTGGGTCTCATACAGATAGGAAAGCAGCGCGCCGAGCACCGAAACCGCAAGCGCCTTGCCTTCAATCCCGAGCTCCTCCGGGCTCTTTGAGAAATGTTTTTCGATCAGCCCGCGCGCATTCCCGGTGGCAAAGCGGTCTGCGTCCAGCAGATCGGCCACACAGTGCAGCTTATTTTTAATAAAACCGGTGAGAGCGTCTTTATCAAGGATGCCGTCGTTAAAGATGATCTCGCTGGGGGAATACCTTCCCAGCTCGTTGATGAGCTCGCCTTCGGCGTCGGCCGCGAACTGGGAGACAAACAGCTGCCCGGTCGAGATGTCAGCACAGGCAAGGCCGAAGCCCGCCTCCGTGAACATCACGCAGGCAATATAGTTATTCGCATCCTCCGAAAGCATATTCTGTTCGATGAGGGTGCCGGGCGTGACCACACGGATGACCTCCCGCTTGACCACGCCCTTTGCCTCGGCAGGGTTTTCCATCTGCTCACAGATGGCCACCTTGAACCCTTTTTTGATCAGCCGGTTGATATACGCGTCGCAGGCATGGTATGGCACGCCGCACATCGGCGCGCGCTCCTCCTGCCCGCAGTCGCGCCCGGTCAGGGTCAGTTCCAGTTCTTTTGACGCGACGATCGCATCGTCAAAGAACATCTCGTAAAAGTCGCCCAGGCGGAAAAACAGGATGTGATCCTTGTGTTTTTCCTTGACGGCAAAATATTGCTGCATCATTGGAGAGAGCTTTGTCATGTCAACTTGCATCTGCGGCGACCTCCGGGATGATTTTTGTTATCTGTCTTTCTTTTAATGGCAGCCGGAACAGGAATCGCAGCTCCCGCCGCAGCTCGCCTGCTGTTCGATCAGGTCAGGGTCCTGCCCATTCACGCTGCCGCGCAGGATCTGGAGCACGAAGTCCACCATGCTGTCAAGCCCGGCTTTCGCTTCGTTGTAGGCAAGCATGTTCTCATTCGTCATGATTTTGCCGTAGATCTCCTTGATCTCATCATTCACCTTGTTGATCGCTTCCTGATCTTTGTCGGCCTTATTGATCTCGTTGTTGAGCGCGATGCGTTTGAGGTTGAATTCTCCGATGAGCTGCTGCAATGCGGCATCCTCATCATTCTGCTGCTGCGCGGTCATCATGCGCAGATAGTTTTCATCCTGCTGGATGGCCTTTCCCAGTTCCCGTGCGATTGCAATAACGTCCATTTTTTGTTTCTCCTTTTATTTTCTTGGTTTTGATCACAATTCTATTTTGCCGAAGAGCGCCCAGTTTAACGCACGCGCAATCTTTACATCGGCAAAATTTCCAACCGCCTCTTCGGGTCCGGTAAATTCGACAATGTCGTTCGATACCGTCCGTCCGGAAAGGTAGCCTTCTCCGGTTCTTCCGGGACCTTCCACAAGTACCCGCAGCGTTTTTCCGACGCAGGCCTCCTGCTGTTCCCCGCGTATCCGCGACTGCAAGTCAAGCAATTCCTGAAACCATCTCGACTTCTCCGCCGCCGGGATAGGGTCCTCCATTTGAGCAGCTCTGGTGCCGGAACGCGGCGAGAAGATAAAGGTAAAAAGCGTCGTGTAGCGCACCCGCTTCACCAGTTCAAGCGTCTGTTGAAAGTCCTCGTAAGTTTCTCCCGGAAATCCAACGATGATATCGCTTGAAAAAGTCACGCCGGGGATCCGCTCACGCGCGTAATCGACAAGCCCGAGATAGCTTTCAACCGTATAACGGCGGTTCATTGCCGCCAGAACCCGGTTGCTGCCGCTCTGCACCGGCAGATGGATGTGGTTGCAGACCTTCGGACACTGGGCGATCGTATCGATCAGTTTTTGGGTGCAGTCCTTCGGATGGCTGGTCATGAACCGAACCCAGAAATCGCCCTCCACCGCATTTACCTCACGCAGGAGATCGGAAAAATCGACCGGATCGGCAAGCCCCTTGCCGTAGGAGTTCACATTCTGCCCGAGCAGAGTGATTTCCCGGTAGCCCGCCGCCGCCAGTTCCCGCGCCTCGTGCAGCACGTCGCGCGGTTCGCGGCTGCGCTCCCGGCCGCGCACATACGGCACGATACAATAGGTGCAGAAATTGTCGCATCCGTACATAATCGGCAGGTTTGCCTTGATCTTACCATCGCGGGCAAGCGGGATTCCTTCGACGATCTCTCCGTCCATATCCGCGTTTGAAAATTGCCTTGCCCTGCCGGACAACCGGTTATAGAGCAGCTCCGGCAGTGTGTAAAGCGCATGGGTACCGAAAACCAAGTCAACGTATGGGTAGCTCTGGCGGATCTTTTCCGCGACCCGATGCTGCTGCATCATGCAGCCGCAAAGCCCGATCAGCATATCCGGCCGGCGCTTCTTCACCGGCTTTAAGGCCCCCACATTTCCATAAACCCGCTCCTCCGCATTTTCGCGGATCGCGCAGGTGTTGTAGATCACCAGATCCGCATTTTCGGGCGAATCCG from Anaerotruncus rubiinfantis includes:
- the ileS gene encoding isoleucine--tRNA ligase, coding for MSEQDYSKTLNLPKTDFSMRAALPQKEPGMVKKWDEERLYYKMIEKNEGKPLYMFHDGPPYANANIHLGTALNKVLKDIIIRQKNLSGYKAPYIPGWDTHGLPIELKALKEIGVSKDITPIELRKVCHDFALRFVGNQKEQFKRLGTVADYDNPYLTLKPEFEARQIEIFGAMANKGYIYKGLKPVYWCAHCETALAEAEIEYQEDKCYSIYVKFNVIDDKNGVLTRMGAADLSKTSIVIWTTTTWTLPGNMAICVGPAFEYCVVKANGEYLVMAKELVASTMKAAKIEDYEILGTCMGEELEYITYQHPFLDRQSPVILGDHVTLESGTGCVHTAPGHGVEDFDVCAQHYPEIEVVVPVDKYGKLTELAGEFSGLSTDDANKAIAQKLEETKNLFAIEKIIHQYPHCWRCKEPIIYRATEQWFCSVDDIKEQTIAEIEKVNFIPEWGRGRMINMVRDRSDWCISRQRTWGVPIPIFYCKNCGKYHVDEESIAAVAALFRKEGSDAWYTTDAKDILPKGTQCKYCGSTEFTKETDIMDVWFDSGTSYASTIHDNSELTWPVDLYLEGTDQYRGWFQSSLLTSVAWKGVAPYKTVCTHGWVVDGEGRKMSKSLGNGMEPHEITDKYGADILRLWVASADYHADIRISNDILKQLSEVYRKIRNTARYILGNLYDFDPNRDMVPFAELTDLDKWALARFDGLVKTTSEAYDNFEFHIIYHALHNFCTIDMSNFYLDVLKDRLYVEAADSKNRRAAQTAIYTILRGLTLVFAPIIPFTAEEVWSYLPADKNYDSASVMFNEIPKYCGNLVDSAFIAKWDRIHEVRDDVLKALEDARNAKMIGKSLEAKVILHAADDETFAFLSSVEKDLAPVFIVSQVVLEKGGEGRFSGANGLFTVDVAKADGELCPRCWAHSDSVGADAKHPTLCARCAQIIG
- a CDS encoding DivIVA domain-containing protein, whose translation is MLNPSDIAGKKFDKGMGRGYKAEEVDAYLNQVADEMNDLIAQNRDLEHKMMVLADKLEEYKQDEESLRSALIGAQKLGDSVVREAKAKAASIVEDAKVQAGMLVENAKHAIEKEQNAYIRLQREVATFKSKLQLLYKQHLELISSIPVDQDFLEAASASSPAPEPQPVYESSEASEDYDDQQLPAEDYADDLPPVEEQLEYTEQKLEYTTEDRYEPEPQPERPAKRESRFGPLKFGKEFDIRRDDDKRKK
- a CDS encoding YlmH family RNA-binding protein, encoding MIPGMEEKQDRAFAAHVRDLFTIAQEKHITRFSAFLDLHQALLARRLAASAGYDNYVFFAGHPDGERVMLGVFAPFEEPADWAFPIEPLTVSFREEDALGHRDFLGSLTGLQIGREAVGDILVEQGRAVLFVSDKIAPLIQSELTKVGRCGVRVTRGYTEPLPVLHRYEDRVANVPSLRLDCLVASVTKLSREKSAQMIRAQLVSVNGAVKTETSWNLDEGDVLSIRGYGKFLFAQVAHTTKKGRLQILCKKYV
- a CDS encoding cell division protein SepF codes for the protein MGIMDKFKNFIGIPEDEYYEDDVDFISNETPRAEAPAEDSPVHTESGKRGNKVVNIHATTQLQVVLVKPERFDDASTVADHLNDKRTVVLNLESTNKDVSRRLIDFLSGVAYANNGQIKRVANSTYIITPYNVDIMGDLLDELESNGVFF
- a CDS encoding YggS family pyridoxal phosphate-dependent enzyme, translating into MTNGLNDGSVKASVQCITESIERACAQCGRNPADVRLMAVTKTVPAERVNEAIAAGVRLLGENRAQELLAKYDSYRKDGVEIHFIGHLQTNKVRQIIDKVTMIQSLDSFALAQEIERQCEKHDKTMDCLVEVNIGSELTKSGVEADKLEDFLGSITGFSRLRVRGIMSIPPVDDSELEKERHFSSLYKLFVDIGDKKIDNINMDFLSMGMSDDYTLAVKHGSNLVRIGSAMFGRRIYPQP